The Indicator indicator isolate 239-I01 chromosome 30, UM_Iind_1.1, whole genome shotgun sequence genome has a window encoding:
- the CRYBA1 gene encoding LOW QUALITY PROTEIN: beta-crystallin A3 (The sequence of the model RefSeq protein was modified relative to this genomic sequence to represent the inferred CDS: deleted 1 base in 1 codon) has product MGEAAVPPELDTVPAAEMAQTNPLPVPMGPWKSVRSRGRENRQPQPCHPPVPERLRSSLRTAPLPRELISAGITVYDQENFQGKRMEFTSACPNIMECGFDNIRSLKVECGAWVGYEHTGFCGQQFILERGEYPRWDAWSGSNAYHIERLMSFRPICSANHKESKITIFEKDNFIGRQWEISDDYPSLQAMGWANNEVGSMKIQCGAWVCYQYPGYRGYQYVLESDHHGGDYKHWREWGSHAQTSQIQSIRRVQQ; this is encoded by the exons acaccgttccagcagcagagatggctcAGACAAATCCTCTGCCTGTTCCAATGGGCCCGTGGAAG AGCGTTCGGAGCAGAGGCCGGGAGAACCgccagccacagccctgccacccaCCCGTCCCAGAACGGCTCCGCTCCTCTCTCCGGACGGCACCGCTGCCCCGGGAACTGATCTCTGCAGGG ATCACCGTGTATGACCAAGAAAACTTtcagggcaagaggatggagttcACTTCGGCCTGTCCAAACATCATGGAATGCGGCTTCGACAACATCCGCTCCCTGAAGGTGGAGTGCGGCGC CTGGGTTGGTTATGAGCACACTGGCTTCTGCGGGCAGCAGTTCATCCTGGAGAGGGGAGAGTACCCGCGCTGGGATGCCTGGAGCGGCAGCAACGCTTACCACATCGAGCGCCTGATGTCCTTCCGCCCCATCTGCTCCGCT aaTCACAAGGAGTCCAAGATCACTATCTTTGAGAAAGACAACTTCATCGGCCGCCAGTGGGAGATCAGCGATGACTACCCCTCGCTGCAGGCCATGGGCTGGGCCAACAACGAAGTGGGCTCCATGAAGATTCAGTGTGGCGC ctgGGTTTGCTACCAGTATCCCGGGTACCGTGGCTACCAGTACGTCCTGGAGTCTGACCACCATGGAGGAGACTACAAGCACTGGAGAGAGTGGGGGTCACATGCCCAGACCTCCCAGATCCAATCCATCAGGCGTGTCCAGCAGTAG